In Lepidochelys kempii isolate rLepKem1 chromosome 10, rLepKem1.hap2, whole genome shotgun sequence, a single window of DNA contains:
- the LOC140918088 gene encoding hydroxyacylglutathione hydrolase, mitochondrial isoform X2: MQSAGVQGATRPGAGFLHADSDLRKSKIVTQINMKVELLPALTDNYMYLIIDEETKEAAIVDPVQPQKVVEVVRKHGVKLTTVLTTHHHWDHAGGNEKLVKMESGLRVYGGDNRVGALTQKVSHSTSFQVGSLHVKCLYTPCHTSGHICYYVTKPNSSEPPAVFTGDTLFVAGCGKFFEGTPEEMYKALIEILGRLDPETRVYCGHEYTINNLKFARHVEPNNAAIQQKLAWAKAKYDSGEPTIPSTIAEEFTYNPFMRVREKTVQQHAGETDPIRTMGAIRKEKDNFRVPKD; encoded by the exons ATGCAATCCGCGGGCGTGCAAG GTGCAACACGGCCAGGAGCTGGCTTCCTCCACGCCGACTCTGATCTGAGAAAGTCTAAGATAGTCACACAGATCAACATGAAGGtggagctgcttccagccctcACGGACAACTACATGTATCTCATCATCGATGAGGAAACCAAAGAGGCAGCGATTGTTGACCCTGTGCAACCCCAGAAG GTTGTGGAAGTGGTCAGAAAGCATGGCGTGAAGTTGACTACCGTTCTAACTACCCATCACCATTG GGACCATGCCGGGGGTAACGAGAAGCTTGTGAAGATGGAGTCTGGGTTAAGAGTGTATGGAGGAGACAACCGAGTGGGAGCCTTGACACAGAAAGTGTCTCACTCTACATCATTTcag GTGGGATCTCTTCATGTGAAATGCCTCTATACGCCATGTCACACTTCTGGACACATCTGTTATTATGTGACTAAACCAAATAGTTCTGAGCCTCCCGCTGTCTTTACAG GTGACACACTGTTCGTGGCTGGCTGTGGGAAGTTCTTTGAGGGAACCCCAGAGGAAATGTACAAAGCACTGATAGAGATTTTAGGCCGCCTGGACCCTGAAACG AGAGTTTACTGTGGTCACGAATACACGATCAACAACCTAAAATTTGCCCGTCATGTTGAACCCAATAATGCTGCCATCCAGCAAAAACTAGCCTGGGCTAAG GCAAAATATGACAGTGGCGAACCAACTATCCCGTCTACTATTGCAGAGGAGTTTACATACAACCCCTTCATGCGAGTGAG AGAGAAGACAGTCCAGCAGCATGCTGGGGAAACTGATCCCATTCGAACAATGGGAGCCATCAGAAAAGAGAAGGATAACTTCAGGGTACCAAAAGACTGA
- the LOC140918088 gene encoding hydroxyacylglutathione hydrolase, mitochondrial isoform X3, producing MKVELLPALTDNYMYLIIDEETKEAAIVDPVQPQKVVEVVRKHGVKLTTVLTTHHHWDHAGGNEKLVKMESGLRVYGGDNRVGALTQKVSHSTSFQVGSLHVKCLYTPCHTSGHICYYVTKPNSSEPPAVFTGDTLFVAGCGKFFEGTPEEMYKALIEILGRLDPETRVYCGHEYTINNLKFARHVEPNNAAIQQKLAWAKAKYDSGEPTIPSTIAEEFTYNPFMRVREKTVQQHAGETDPIRTMGAIRKEKDNFRVPKD from the exons ATGAAGGtggagctgcttccagccctcACGGACAACTACATGTATCTCATCATCGATGAGGAAACCAAAGAGGCAGCGATTGTTGACCCTGTGCAACCCCAGAAG GTTGTGGAAGTGGTCAGAAAGCATGGCGTGAAGTTGACTACCGTTCTAACTACCCATCACCATTG GGACCATGCCGGGGGTAACGAGAAGCTTGTGAAGATGGAGTCTGGGTTAAGAGTGTATGGAGGAGACAACCGAGTGGGAGCCTTGACACAGAAAGTGTCTCACTCTACATCATTTcag GTGGGATCTCTTCATGTGAAATGCCTCTATACGCCATGTCACACTTCTGGACACATCTGTTATTATGTGACTAAACCAAATAGTTCTGAGCCTCCCGCTGTCTTTACAG GTGACACACTGTTCGTGGCTGGCTGTGGGAAGTTCTTTGAGGGAACCCCAGAGGAAATGTACAAAGCACTGATAGAGATTTTAGGCCGCCTGGACCCTGAAACG AGAGTTTACTGTGGTCACGAATACACGATCAACAACCTAAAATTTGCCCGTCATGTTGAACCCAATAATGCTGCCATCCAGCAAAAACTAGCCTGGGCTAAG GCAAAATATGACAGTGGCGAACCAACTATCCCGTCTACTATTGCAGAGGAGTTTACATACAACCCCTTCATGCGAGTGAG AGAGAAGACAGTCCAGCAGCATGCTGGGGAAACTGATCCCATTCGAACAATGGGAGCCATCAGAAAAGAGAAGGATAACTTCAGGGTACCAAAAGACTGA
- the LOC140918088 gene encoding hydroxyacylglutathione hydrolase, mitochondrial isoform X1: protein MVRGSRRRLGSALAWLGAAAGFRAGATRPGAGFLHADSDLRKSKIVTQINMKVELLPALTDNYMYLIIDEETKEAAIVDPVQPQKVVEVVRKHGVKLTTVLTTHHHWDHAGGNEKLVKMESGLRVYGGDNRVGALTQKVSHSTSFQVGSLHVKCLYTPCHTSGHICYYVTKPNSSEPPAVFTGDTLFVAGCGKFFEGTPEEMYKALIEILGRLDPETRVYCGHEYTINNLKFARHVEPNNAAIQQKLAWAKAKYDSGEPTIPSTIAEEFTYNPFMRVREKTVQQHAGETDPIRTMGAIRKEKDNFRVPKD from the exons ATGGTCCGCGGGAGCCGCCGGAGGCTCGGCAGCGCGCTGGCTTGGCTGGGGGCGGCGGCGGGCTTCCGAGCGG GTGCAACACGGCCAGGAGCTGGCTTCCTCCACGCCGACTCTGATCTGAGAAAGTCTAAGATAGTCACACAGATCAACATGAAGGtggagctgcttccagccctcACGGACAACTACATGTATCTCATCATCGATGAGGAAACCAAAGAGGCAGCGATTGTTGACCCTGTGCAACCCCAGAAG GTTGTGGAAGTGGTCAGAAAGCATGGCGTGAAGTTGACTACCGTTCTAACTACCCATCACCATTG GGACCATGCCGGGGGTAACGAGAAGCTTGTGAAGATGGAGTCTGGGTTAAGAGTGTATGGAGGAGACAACCGAGTGGGAGCCTTGACACAGAAAGTGTCTCACTCTACATCATTTcag GTGGGATCTCTTCATGTGAAATGCCTCTATACGCCATGTCACACTTCTGGACACATCTGTTATTATGTGACTAAACCAAATAGTTCTGAGCCTCCCGCTGTCTTTACAG GTGACACACTGTTCGTGGCTGGCTGTGGGAAGTTCTTTGAGGGAACCCCAGAGGAAATGTACAAAGCACTGATAGAGATTTTAGGCCGCCTGGACCCTGAAACG AGAGTTTACTGTGGTCACGAATACACGATCAACAACCTAAAATTTGCCCGTCATGTTGAACCCAATAATGCTGCCATCCAGCAAAAACTAGCCTGGGCTAAG GCAAAATATGACAGTGGCGAACCAACTATCCCGTCTACTATTGCAGAGGAGTTTACATACAACCCCTTCATGCGAGTGAG AGAGAAGACAGTCCAGCAGCATGCTGGGGAAACTGATCCCATTCGAACAATGGGAGCCATCAGAAAAGAGAAGGATAACTTCAGGGTACCAAAAGACTGA
- the FAHD1 gene encoding oxaloacetate tautomerase FAHD1, mitochondrial → MASSKPLAKFWEWGRNIICVGRNYAEHAKEMKNALPSEPLFFLKPSSAYVREGDPIIKPYYCNNLHHEVELGVVIGKKAHAVSQKAAMDYVAGYALCLDMTARDTQAECKKKGLPWTLAKGFNTSCPVSDFVPKEKIPDPHKLQIWLKVNGELRQEGETSSMIFSIPYIISYISEIITLEEGDLILTGSPKGVSAVQEHDEIQAGINGILSMQFKVAQQSR, encoded by the coding sequence ATGGCCTCTTCCAAGCCTTTGGCTAAGTTCTGGGAATGGGGCAGAAACATCATCTGCGTGGGGAGGAATTACGCAGAGCACGCCAAGGAGATGAAAAATGCTCTCCCCAGCGAGCCCCTTTTTTTCCTGAAGCCTTCCTCAGCCTATGTCCGGGAAGGAGACCCCATTATCAAGCCTTATTACTGCAACAATCTGCACCATGAGGTGGAGCTGGGAGTGGTGATTGGGAAGAAAGCCCATGCTGTCTCCCAGAAGGCTGCTATGGACTACGTGGCAGGTTATGCCCTGTGCTTGGACATGACAGCCAGGGACACCCAAGCTGAGTGCAAGAAAAAGGGCCTTCCCTGGACCTTAGCCAAGGGCTTCAATACCTCGTGTCCCGTTAGTGATTTTGTGCCCAAGGAAAAGATACCAGACCCACACAAGCTGCAGATCTGGCTCAAGGTAAATGGCGAGCTGAGGCAAGAAGGGGAAACCTCTTCTATGATCTTCTCTATCCCCTACATCATCAGCTATATCAGTGAAATAATCACACTGGAAGAAGGGGATCTGATTTTGACAGGTAGTCCCAAAGGTGTTTCTGCTGTACAGGAGCATGACGAGATACAAGCTGGGATAAACGGCATCCTCAGTATGCAATTTAAGGTGGCACAGCAATCACGCTGA
- the LOC140918088 gene encoding hydroxyacylglutathione hydrolase, mitochondrial isoform X4 has translation MAFKCGASVCFIAYQPFDGIKRTRANSPGHLVPQAIGRKREHSGEETQKPKPNPLPPPPVLMLLGRGDPFRCLGSPGRGRQRPRDAIRGRARQKPAQAILWGSGTVQWQHWVLFLPVPLSYCVTSGATRPGAGFLHADSDLRKSKIVTQINMKVELLPALTDNYMYLIIDEETKEAAIVDPVQPQKVVEVVRKHGVKLTTVLTTHHHWDHAGGNEKLVKMESGLRVYGGDNRVGALTQKVSHSTSFQVGSLHVKCLYTPCHTSGHICYYVTKPNSSEPPAVFTGDTLFVAGCGKFFEGTPEEMYKALIEILGRLDPETRVYCGHEYTINNLKFARHVEPNNAAIQQKLAWAKAKYDSGEPTIPSTIAEEFTYNPFMRVREKTVQQHAGETDPIRTMGAIRKEKDNFRVPKD, from the exons ATGGCGTTCAAATGCGGTGCCAGTGTGTGCTTTATCGCTTACCAACCGTTTGACGGAATAAAACGCACCAGGGCAAATTCCCCAGGCCACCTGGTCCCTCAGGCAATAGGCAGAAAGCGTGAGCACAGTGGAGAGGAGacccaaaaaccaaaaccaaaccccctccccccccccccggtccttATGCTGCTGGGTCGGGGCGATCCCTTCAGATGCCTCGGGTCACCCGGCCGAGGGCGGCAGCGTCCCCGTGATGCAATCCGCGGGCGTGCAAGGCAA AAGCCAGCACAAGCCATATTGTGGGGAAGCGGAACAGTCCAGTGGCAgcactgggttctattcctacctGTGCCACTGAGCtactgtgtgacctcag GTGCAACACGGCCAGGAGCTGGCTTCCTCCACGCCGACTCTGATCTGAGAAAGTCTAAGATAGTCACACAGATCAACATGAAGGtggagctgcttccagccctcACGGACAACTACATGTATCTCATCATCGATGAGGAAACCAAAGAGGCAGCGATTGTTGACCCTGTGCAACCCCAGAAG GTTGTGGAAGTGGTCAGAAAGCATGGCGTGAAGTTGACTACCGTTCTAACTACCCATCACCATTG GGACCATGCCGGGGGTAACGAGAAGCTTGTGAAGATGGAGTCTGGGTTAAGAGTGTATGGAGGAGACAACCGAGTGGGAGCCTTGACACAGAAAGTGTCTCACTCTACATCATTTcag GTGGGATCTCTTCATGTGAAATGCCTCTATACGCCATGTCACACTTCTGGACACATCTGTTATTATGTGACTAAACCAAATAGTTCTGAGCCTCCCGCTGTCTTTACAG GTGACACACTGTTCGTGGCTGGCTGTGGGAAGTTCTTTGAGGGAACCCCAGAGGAAATGTACAAAGCACTGATAGAGATTTTAGGCCGCCTGGACCCTGAAACG AGAGTTTACTGTGGTCACGAATACACGATCAACAACCTAAAATTTGCCCGTCATGTTGAACCCAATAATGCTGCCATCCAGCAAAAACTAGCCTGGGCTAAG GCAAAATATGACAGTGGCGAACCAACTATCCCGTCTACTATTGCAGAGGAGTTTACATACAACCCCTTCATGCGAGTGAG AGAGAAGACAGTCCAGCAGCATGCTGGGGAAACTGATCCCATTCGAACAATGGGAGCCATCAGAAAAGAGAAGGATAACTTCAGGGTACCAAAAGACTGA